The Candidatus Tumulicola sp. genome has a window encoding:
- the hemE gene encoding uroporphyrinogen decarboxylase: MDAPQRFLAACARQPVDRTPVWMMRQAGRYLPEYRAVRERVDFLTLCKTPELASQVSLQPIERFGMDACIVFSDILIPVEAMGAPLAFGDAGPVLEKPVRSLADIERLSVPDPDVATAFVMETLRLTRRALNGRAALVGFAGAPYTLASYMLEGGGSKSFAITKRFMYEEPRAMHALLTKLADTVGRYAAAQVAAGAQAIQVFDTWAGELEPRAYEQFALPYQTAVIERVRSSGVPAILYVNGCAGVLELMHRTGADVLSLDWRIALSQTRGRVGVDIALQGNVDPAILLTTPELVTAAALATIADAGPLGHILNLGHGILPATPLACAAAFVDAPRG; this comes from the coding sequence ATGGACGCGCCGCAGCGCTTTCTCGCCGCCTGCGCGCGTCAACCCGTCGATCGTACGCCGGTCTGGATGATGCGCCAAGCCGGCCGCTATTTACCCGAGTATCGCGCCGTCAGAGAACGCGTGGATTTTCTCACGCTGTGCAAGACGCCGGAGCTGGCGTCGCAGGTTTCGCTGCAGCCCATCGAGCGTTTCGGCATGGATGCGTGCATCGTGTTCTCGGACATCCTCATCCCGGTCGAGGCGATGGGCGCGCCGCTGGCTTTCGGCGACGCAGGTCCGGTGCTCGAAAAGCCGGTGCGTAGTCTGGCGGACATCGAGCGCCTGAGCGTGCCCGACCCGGATGTCGCGACAGCGTTCGTGATGGAGACACTGCGCCTGACGCGGCGCGCGTTGAACGGCCGCGCTGCGCTGGTGGGGTTCGCCGGGGCGCCGTACACGCTGGCTTCGTATATGCTCGAGGGCGGCGGATCCAAGAGCTTCGCCATCACTAAGCGTTTCATGTATGAAGAGCCGCGCGCCATGCATGCGCTGCTCACCAAGCTCGCCGATACGGTAGGGCGATACGCGGCGGCGCAGGTGGCGGCCGGAGCGCAGGCGATACAGGTCTTCGACACGTGGGCCGGCGAGCTGGAACCGCGCGCCTACGAGCAGTTCGCGCTGCCCTACCAGACCGCGGTGATCGAGCGCGTGCGATCTAGCGGCGTGCCGGCGATCCTCTACGTCAACGGCTGTGCCGGCGTGCTCGAGCTGATGCACCGCACGGGCGCAGACGTCCTCAGCTTGGATTGGCGCATCGCGCTGTCACAGACGCGCGGCAGAGTCGGTGTCGATATCGCGCTGCAAGGCAACGTCGATCCGGCGATTTTGTTGACCACGCCCGAGCTGGTCACCGCCGCAGCCCTCGCAACCATCGCCGACGCGGGGCCTCTCGGGCACATCCTCAACCTCGGTCACGGGATCTTGCCGGCGACGCCGCTTGCGTGCGCGGCGGCATTCGTCGATGCACCGCGCGGCTGA
- the metK gene encoding methionine adenosyltransferase: MAAHKRLFTSESVTEGHPDKVADQISDAVLDAILAQDPNGRVACETFIITGQVHIAGEISTSCYVDIPRIVRQTLRDIGYTRAKYGFDADTCGISVSVDEQSPDIAMGVDKAFEVKEGGLKGGSDLDTIGAGDQGMMFGFACRETPELMPMPIVLAHRLTKTLAAVRKTNAVDFLRPDGKAQVTVEYDGFKPVRVDTIVISAQHADKYPMDVIRDNIISHVIDTAIDANLLDKKTKIYVNPTGRFVIGGPLSDAGLTGRKIIADTYGGMARHGGGAFSGKDPTKVDRSAAYAARHAAKNIVAAGLADRCEIQVAYAIGLARPVSVYVDCFGTNRIEENAIADLVAKHFDLRPGAIIERFELRRPIYKQVSNYGHFGRPDLDLPWEKLDMARTLREAAGIKIDEEKFPQLVLS; the protein is encoded by the coding sequence GTGGCTGCACACAAGAGACTGTTCACATCGGAGAGCGTCACCGAGGGCCATCCGGACAAAGTCGCGGATCAGATCTCCGATGCCGTGCTCGACGCCATCCTCGCGCAGGACCCCAACGGGCGCGTGGCCTGCGAGACGTTCATCATCACGGGTCAGGTCCACATCGCCGGCGAGATCAGCACATCGTGCTATGTCGACATCCCTCGCATCGTGCGCCAGACGCTGCGCGACATCGGCTACACCCGCGCCAAGTATGGCTTCGATGCCGACACGTGCGGAATCTCGGTGTCCGTGGACGAGCAATCGCCGGACATCGCCATGGGCGTCGACAAGGCCTTCGAAGTGAAGGAAGGCGGGCTCAAAGGCGGGAGCGACCTGGACACGATCGGCGCCGGCGATCAAGGCATGATGTTCGGATTCGCCTGCCGCGAGACCCCAGAGCTGATGCCGATGCCGATCGTGCTCGCGCATCGCTTGACGAAAACGCTCGCCGCCGTTCGCAAGACCAACGCGGTGGATTTCCTGCGGCCCGACGGCAAGGCTCAGGTCACGGTCGAGTACGACGGGTTCAAACCCGTGCGCGTGGATACGATCGTGATATCGGCGCAGCACGCCGACAAGTACCCCATGGACGTGATCCGCGACAACATCATCTCGCACGTCATCGACACGGCCATCGACGCCAATCTGCTCGACAAGAAGACGAAGATCTACGTCAACCCGACCGGCCGCTTCGTCATCGGCGGACCCCTTAGCGATGCCGGCCTCACGGGCAGGAAGATCATCGCGGACACCTACGGCGGGATGGCGCGACACGGCGGTGGCGCATTCTCCGGCAAGGATCCGACGAAAGTGGATCGCTCGGCCGCGTACGCCGCGCGGCATGCCGCGAAGAATATCGTCGCGGCGGGCCTGGCGGATCGCTGCGAGATCCAAGTCGCCTACGCGATCGGCCTGGCGCGCCCCGTTTCCGTCTATGTGGATTGCTTCGGCACCAACCGCATCGAGGAGAATGCGATCGCGGATTTGGTCGCCAAGCATTTCGACCTGCGCCCGGGCGCGATCATCGAACGCTTCGAGTTGCGCCGGCCCATCTACAAGCAGGTCTCGAACTACGGCCACTTCGGCCGCCCCGATCTGGATCTGCCGTGGGAGAAGCTTGACATGGCCCGTACCTTGCGCGAAGCCGCCGGCATCAAGATCGACGAGGAGAAGTTCCCGCAGCTCGTCCTGAGTTGA
- the ahcY gene encoding adenosylhomocysteinase: protein MSTRAGDVKDAGLAELGRRRIAWAAQSMPVLAAIRERFSREKPLKGLRVGACLHVTTETANLMVALAAGGAEIALCASNPLSTQDDVAAALSIDHGMSVFAVKGEDHARYYSHIEAVLATDPQFTMDDGADLVTTLVTKHANKLASVIGGTEETTTGVVRLRSMEKAGVLKFPIVAVNDALTKHLFDNRYGTGQSTLDGIVRATNVLLAGKVIVIAGFGWCGRGIAQRARGMGAQVVITEIDPTKALEAAMEGYAVMPMHEAAKRGDIFITVTGNTHVLREEHFMSMKSGALVANSGHFNVEIDIEALERLSEGEKKRPREFVEEYQLGDGRTVCLLGEGRLINLAAAEGHPAAVMDMSFANQALCAEYVVKHKGKLAASVIPVPKEIDEEVARLKLAALDVTIDKLTPEQHHYLASWNEGT, encoded by the coding sequence GTGTCCACGCGCGCCGGCGACGTTAAGGACGCCGGCCTTGCAGAGCTTGGCCGCCGACGCATTGCTTGGGCTGCGCAAAGCATGCCGGTTCTCGCCGCCATCAGAGAGCGCTTTTCGCGCGAGAAACCGTTGAAAGGTCTGCGCGTCGGCGCGTGCCTGCACGTCACCACCGAAACCGCCAATCTGATGGTGGCGCTGGCCGCCGGCGGCGCTGAGATCGCGCTGTGCGCCAGCAATCCGCTTTCCACGCAGGACGACGTCGCCGCGGCGCTGTCGATCGACCACGGCATGAGCGTTTTCGCCGTCAAAGGCGAAGACCACGCGCGCTACTACTCGCACATCGAGGCGGTGCTCGCCACCGACCCGCAGTTCACGATGGACGATGGCGCCGATCTTGTAACCACACTCGTCACCAAGCACGCGAACAAGCTCGCTTCGGTCATCGGCGGCACCGAAGAGACGACGACCGGCGTGGTCCGTCTGCGCAGCATGGAGAAAGCAGGCGTCCTCAAGTTCCCGATCGTCGCCGTGAACGACGCGCTGACGAAGCATCTGTTCGACAATCGCTACGGCACGGGGCAGTCGACCCTCGACGGCATCGTGCGCGCCACCAACGTCCTGCTGGCCGGAAAGGTGATCGTCATCGCCGGGTTCGGCTGGTGCGGGCGCGGCATCGCGCAGCGCGCGCGCGGCATGGGCGCGCAAGTCGTCATCACCGAAATCGATCCGACCAAAGCGCTCGAGGCGGCCATGGAAGGCTATGCCGTCATGCCGATGCACGAGGCGGCAAAGCGCGGTGACATCTTCATCACCGTGACCGGCAACACGCACGTCCTGCGCGAAGAGCATTTCATGTCCATGAAGAGCGGCGCGCTCGTCGCGAACTCGGGGCACTTCAACGTCGAGATCGACATCGAGGCCCTCGAGCGGCTCTCTGAGGGGGAGAAGAAGCGCCCGCGGGAATTCGTGGAAGAGTACCAGCTCGGCGACGGCCGCACCGTCTGTCTGCTCGGAGAGGGCAGGTTGATAAATCTCGCAGCCGCAGAAGGGCATCCGGCGGCGGTCATGGATATGTCTTTCGCAAATCAGGCGCTCTGCGCGGAGTACGTCGTCAAGCACAAGGGCAAGCTCGCGGCGTCGGTCATCCCGGTGCCGAAGGAGATCGACGAAGAAGTCGCGCGCCTCAAACTCGCCGCGCTGGACGTGACGATCGACAAGCTGACGCCGGAACAACACCATTATCTCGCGTCCTGGAATGAGGGGACCTAA
- a CDS encoding copper amine oxidase N-terminal domain-containing protein: protein MRIVRVLAIATVLSLLIPSVGLLLSVQALAADVRIIVNGQYVSFDQPPIERGGRVFVPLRGVFERLGATVVYDNGTINATGNGRNIQLHIGSTAATVNGQQTNLDVAPFLVGARTLVPLRFISESLGANVNYDGNSRTVSVAMAGAPPPPNPTATPASNTIRLTNLNPPRNGSVQSNRPAVSGGFSSSVDPNSVRITIDGRDVSSTTYVSANDFLFSPNFDLPATQHTVVVTGRSADGVPFSRNWSFGSGGSTTVNYLNNLLPASGSTVGSQFTVSGRTLPNSSIHLAATGSGVFGGIFQITSGTYTADLTADGNGNFSQQVSVNTVSGGNVAVRITSTAPGTGAAVTATINLHS from the coding sequence ATGCGAATCGTTCGTGTTCTGGCGATAGCCACCGTACTCTCGCTCCTCATTCCAAGCGTGGGCCTGCTTCTGTCGGTGCAAGCTCTCGCGGCCGATGTACGCATCATCGTGAACGGCCAATACGTATCGTTCGATCAACCGCCGATCGAGCGCGGCGGGCGCGTGTTTGTGCCTCTGCGCGGCGTTTTCGAACGGCTTGGCGCGACGGTCGTCTACGATAACGGCACGATCAACGCGACCGGCAACGGCCGCAATATCCAACTGCACATCGGCTCGACGGCAGCGACCGTGAACGGCCAACAGACGAATTTGGACGTCGCCCCGTTCTTGGTGGGTGCACGCACGTTGGTGCCGCTGCGCTTCATCTCCGAATCGTTGGGAGCGAACGTCAATTACGACGGCAACTCCCGCACGGTTTCCGTGGCGATGGCCGGTGCGCCGCCGCCGCCGAATCCGACGGCGACTCCGGCGTCCAATACCATTCGATTGACAAACCTTAACCCGCCGCGAAACGGTTCCGTGCAATCGAATCGGCCTGCGGTGTCCGGCGGGTTTAGTTCGTCCGTCGACCCCAACAGCGTGAGGATCACGATTGACGGGCGCGACGTGTCGAGCACGACCTACGTCTCCGCTAACGACTTCCTGTTCTCGCCGAACTTCGATTTGCCGGCGACGCAACATACGGTTGTGGTCACGGGCAGGTCCGCGGATGGCGTCCCCTTCAGCCGCAACTGGTCGTTCGGCTCCGGCGGCAGCACGACCGTGAACTACCTCAACAACCTGTTGCCGGCCAGCGGCTCGACCGTGGGCAGTCAGTTCACCGTTTCGGGTAGAACGCTGCCGAACTCTAGCATCCACCTGGCGGCGACGGGCTCAGGCGTGTTCGGAGGCATCTTCCAGATCACGTCGGGCACGTACACCGCAGATCTCACCGCCGACGGCAACGGTAACTTCTCGCAACAAGTAAGCGTGAACACCGTGTCCGGCGGCAACGTCGCGGTGCGCATCACCTCGACCGCGCCGGGTACCGGCGCCGCAGTCACGGCGACGATCAACCTGCACAGTTAG
- a CDS encoding cyclodeaminase/cyclohydrolase family protein encodes MSLAGLSIEEYARRLGSSDPTPGGGSASAVVGAMGASLVRMVALLTLESPKYAAVAARADSIARDAEALAREFLRSVDEDVTAFDKVSAAYKLPKASDAEKAARTAAIQASLRGACDPPLQAITLAQRTCALAVELVDFGNPNAISDIGCAALFAQAAARGAALNIAINAKALKDESEAGRVLARMTTSLAQVGLLAEVVNGKVKSAIGSRS; translated from the coding sequence GTGAGTCTTGCCGGTCTATCGATCGAGGAGTACGCTCGCCGTTTGGGTTCGTCGGATCCAACGCCGGGCGGCGGCAGCGCGAGCGCCGTCGTCGGCGCGATGGGGGCAAGCCTGGTGCGAATGGTCGCGCTCCTCACCCTCGAGTCCCCGAAATACGCGGCAGTCGCCGCGCGCGCCGACTCGATCGCTCGCGATGCAGAAGCGCTGGCCCGCGAATTCTTGCGCTCCGTCGACGAAGACGTCACCGCGTTCGACAAGGTCAGCGCGGCGTACAAACTGCCCAAGGCAAGCGACGCCGAAAAAGCGGCTCGAACGGCGGCCATCCAAGCGTCCCTGCGCGGCGCGTGCGATCCTCCGCTCCAGGCCATCACGCTTGCGCAGCGGACTTGCGCGCTCGCCGTCGAGCTGGTCGATTTCGGCAACCCCAATGCGATCAGCGACATCGGCTGCGCGGCGCTCTTCGCGCAGGCGGCCGCGCGAGGCGCCGCGCTGAACATCGCGATCAACGCAAAGGCGCTCAAAGACGAAAGCGAGGCCGGGCGCGTGCTCGCGCGCATGACGACCAGCCTCGCGCAGGTGGGTTTGCTGGCCGAGGTCGTCAACGGCAAGGTCAAGAGCGCCATCGGATCGAGATCGTGA
- a CDS encoding bifunctional 5,10-methylenetetrahydrofolate dehydrogenase/5,10-methenyltetrahydrofolate cyclohydrolase, producing MTAAVLSGRELADRIRADVRNRARALRERDIVPRCAVFAAEGDAEGIYYAESLSKVGLKTDVDVGLVVIPSKAGTAGFAAAVAGASADPLIHGILVQRPLPAPFDRRRVCDAIVVGKDVDASNPYSFGLLAQGTPAFAPATAAAVLELARSRSVVPLAGASVVVVGRSPVVGRPVALLLSVADATVTLCHSRTRDLASVCARADILVAAIGRPRFIGAAHVKPGATVIDVGINFVDGRMVGDVDFDAVSEIAGAVSPVPGGVGPVTTSILLRHVVEAAEKLKGP from the coding sequence GTGACCGCGGCCGTCCTGAGCGGCCGCGAGCTCGCCGACCGCATTCGCGCTGACGTCCGCAACAGAGCGCGCGCTTTGCGCGAGCGCGACATCGTGCCGCGCTGCGCCGTTTTTGCCGCCGAGGGCGATGCCGAAGGGATCTACTACGCCGAATCGCTCTCGAAGGTCGGTTTGAAAACCGACGTCGACGTCGGGCTCGTCGTGATCCCGTCGAAGGCCGGCACCGCCGGTTTTGCTGCAGCGGTGGCGGGCGCGAGCGCTGACCCTTTGATCCACGGGATCCTCGTGCAGCGCCCGTTGCCGGCGCCGTTCGACCGCAGGCGGGTGTGCGATGCGATTGTCGTCGGCAAAGATGTCGACGCATCGAATCCATACTCGTTCGGTCTGCTGGCACAAGGCACGCCGGCGTTCGCGCCGGCGACGGCCGCGGCGGTGCTGGAGCTTGCGCGGTCGCGCTCCGTGGTTCCGCTAGCAGGCGCAAGCGTCGTCGTGGTCGGTCGGTCGCCCGTGGTCGGCAGGCCGGTCGCGCTGCTGTTGTCGGTCGCCGACGCGACCGTGACGCTATGCCACTCGCGGACGCGGGATCTCGCGTCGGTATGCGCGCGGGCCGACATCCTCGTGGCGGCGATCGGAAGACCGCGCTTCATCGGCGCCGCTCACGTCAAGCCGGGCGCGACCGTCATCGACGTCGGCATAAACTTTGTGGACGGCCGCATGGTCGGCGACGTCGACTTCGATGCGGTGAGCGAAATAGCAGGCGCTGTTTCTCCCGTGCCCGGAGGCGTCGGCCCGGTGACGACGTCGATTCTGCTCAGGCACGTCGTCGAAGCAGCGGAAAAGCTCAAAGGCCCTTAG
- a CDS encoding sigma-70 family RNA polymerase sigma factor, whose product MSTARAGNGGAPSPEQIAFVEEAMAKFGRQTYNYAYRLTSNEADARDLAQDAFIRVFRAWQSFRPGTSFLAWIYRIVTNLHRDELRRRKGIFTQPLPEDNQPQETPHAVTVHDPITAMHEQQLSPAMDRALRGLTPEQRTVVILADVEDYSYQEIAQTVGCSIGTVRSRLHRARSQLRRLVQRERTPGVGGGAASI is encoded by the coding sequence GTGTCCACAGCACGCGCCGGCAACGGCGGGGCGCCTTCGCCAGAACAAATCGCCTTCGTCGAAGAGGCGATGGCGAAGTTCGGTCGCCAGACGTACAATTACGCCTATCGCCTGACCAGCAACGAAGCGGACGCGCGCGATCTCGCGCAAGACGCGTTCATCCGCGTGTTCCGCGCCTGGCAGTCGTTCCGGCCGGGCACGTCGTTTCTCGCGTGGATCTACCGCATCGTCACCAATCTGCATCGCGACGAGCTGCGCCGCCGCAAGGGCATCTTCACGCAGCCGCTGCCCGAAGACAACCAACCTCAGGAAACGCCGCATGCCGTGACCGTGCACGATCCGATCACCGCGATGCACGAGCAGCAGCTTTCGCCGGCTATGGATCGAGCGCTGCGGGGACTCACGCCCGAGCAACGCACGGTGGTGATCCTCGCCGACGTCGAAGACTATTCGTATCAGGAAATCGCCCAGACGGTAGGCTGCTCGATCGGCACGGTTCGGTCGCGGCTTCACCGTGCGCGCTCGCAGTTGCGGCGGCTGGTGCAGCGCGAGCGCACGCCCGGTGTCGGTGGCGGAGCAGCAAGCATATGA
- a CDS encoding zf-HC2 domain-containing protein — protein sequence MTCDLCRELLTDYIHGELDAARDAAIHGHIQSCVDCRNEWQAEVELTESIRSAMGEERELPMAVVVGVRHAMRGQAAPGMLEKLRAALRPAILGPAAAAVLLVIGIVRYDQAQHATSALSSSYFVRQHVAQTIGSPSNDRAWDAYLLTSANANTADVVSP from the coding sequence ATGACTTGCGATCTTTGCCGAGAATTACTGACCGACTACATCCACGGGGAGCTCGACGCCGCCCGTGATGCGGCCATACACGGTCACATCCAATCGTGTGTGGACTGCCGCAACGAGTGGCAGGCCGAAGTGGAGCTGACCGAGTCGATCCGCAGCGCGATGGGCGAAGAGCGCGAGCTGCCGATGGCTGTGGTCGTGGGCGTTCGTCACGCGATGCGCGGACAAGCCGCGCCCGGCATGCTCGAGAAGCTTCGCGCCGCGTTGCGGCCTGCGATCCTCGGGCCGGCGGCCGCCGCGGTCTTGCTGGTCATCGGCATCGTTCGCTACGATCAGGCGCAGCACGCTACCTCCGCGCTTTCGTCTTCGTACTTCGTGCGCCAGCACGTCGCGCAGACGATCGGCTCTCCGTCCAACGATCGCGCGTGGGACGCGTACCTCCTGACATCTGCAAACGCCAACACCGCGGATGTCGTTTCGCCTTAG